The Hevea brasiliensis isolate MT/VB/25A 57/8 chromosome 1, ASM3005281v1, whole genome shotgun sequence genome has a window encoding:
- the LOC110642610 gene encoding shikimate O-hydroxycinnamoyltransferase — MIINVKESSLVQPAEETPRRFFWNANVDLVVPRFHTPSVYFYRPTGAPNFFDPNVVKEALSKALVPFYPMAGRLRRDEDGRIEIDCNAEGVLFVVAETSSVIDDFGDFAPTLELKKLIPTVDYSGGLSTYPLLVLQLTFFKCGGVALGVGMQHHAADGFSGLHFVNTWSDMARGLDITIPPFIDRTLLRARDPPQPAFHHIEYQPPPALKVPAENLKPDSTTVSIFKLTRVQLNILKARAKEDGNTISYSSYEMLAGHVWRSTCKARGLADDQESKLYIATDGRSRLRPQLPPGYFGNVIFTATPIAAAGDLQSKPTWYAAGRIHDALVRMDNDYLRSALDYLELQPDLSALVRGAHTFKCPNLGITSWVRLPIHDADFGWGRPIFMGPGGIPYEGLSFILPSPTNDGSLSVAIALQSEHMKLFEKFIYEI, encoded by the exons ATGATTATCAACGTGAAGGAGTCATCGCTGGTGCAGCCGGCGGAGGAGACGCCACGGCGGTTTTTTTGGAACGCGAACGTCGACCTTGTTGTGCCGAGATTCCACACCCCGAGCGTCTACTTCTACAGACCGACTGGTGCTCCTAACTTCTTCGATCCAAATGTGGTGAAGGAAGCCCTGAGTAAGGCCCTGGTTCCGTTTTACCCGATGGCCGGACGGTTGCGCAGAGACGAGGATGGtcgtattgagattgattgtaatGCGGAGGGAGTGTTGTTTGTTGTGGCGGAGACAAGCTCGGTGATCGATGACTTCGGCGATTTCGCTCCCACTTTGGAACTCAAGAAGCTTATTCCAACCGTGGATTACTCCGGCGGCTTATCTACCTATCCTCTCTTGGTTTTGCAG TTGACGTTCTTCAAATGTGGTGGAGTCGCACTTGGTGTTGGTATGCAACACCATGCGGCTGATGGATTTTCTGGTCTTCACTTCGTTAATACATGGTCAGATATGGCTCGTGGTCTTGATATTACCATTCCCCCTTTCATTGATCGCACCCTCCTCCGTGCCAGAGACCCACCTCAGCCTGCATTCCACCACATTGAGTACCAGCCTCCTCCAGCCTTGAAAGTTCCTGCAGAAAACTTGAAACCAGATAGCACAACAGTCTCCATTTTCAAGTTGACAAGGGTTCAGCTTAACATACTCAAAGCCAGGGCAAAGGAAGATGGAAACACTATAAGTTATAGCTCCTATGAGATGTTGGCAGGTCATGTGTGGAGATCTACTTGCAAGGCTCGTGGACTAGCAGATGATCAAGAATCCAAGTTATACATCGCAACTGATGGAAGGTCCAGATTGCGCCCCCAACTTCCACCTGGTTACTTTGGCAATGTGATCTTTACAGCAACACCAATTGCAGCAGCAGGTGATCTACAATCAAAGCCAACCTGGTACGCTGCAGGCAGGATTCATGATGCATTGGTTCGCATGGACAACGATTACTTAAGGTCAGCTCTTGATTACCTTGAGCTTCAGCCTGATTTATCAGCTCTTGTTCGTGGAGCACATACTTTTAAGTGCCCAAATCTTGGGATTACTAGCTGGGTTAGGCTGCCCATCCATGATGCAGATTTTGGATGGGGCAGACCCATATTTATGGGGCCTGGTGGGATTCCATACGAGGGTCTATCCTTCATCTTGCCCAGCCCAACCAACGATGGGAGCTTATCAGTAGCCATTGCATTGCAATCTGAACACATGAAACTGTTTGAGAAGTTCATCTATGAAATTTAA
- the LOC110642619 gene encoding uncharacterized protein LOC110642619, which yields MPILQCLPLSQPNFPLLIFFLSEKLIQKMKFTFLAWFFICLCGHAMSNMADEGKPTSKREDFSLSETDKQGQVHGLNRTQRLNGEDERKEYKGNHELFHSTMKGKKGKGVYGGANIVHRPRHRERNAAILTAKPSFFVSATMLCVSWALVLMFFPILS from the exons ATGCCTATCTTACAATGCCTCCCTCTCTCCCAGCCAAACTTCCCTTTATTGATTTTCTTTTTAAGTGAAAAACTCATTCAGAAAATGAAGTTTACCTTTCTTGCGTGGTTCTTCATCTGCTTGTGTGGTCATGCCATGTCAAACATGGCTGATGAAGGCAAACCCACATCAAAACGGGAAGATTTCAGCCTCTCAGAAACTGATAAACAAGGACAAGTTCATG GTCTAAACAGAACTCAGAGATtgaatggagaagatgaaagaAAGGAATACAAGGGAAACCATGAACTTTTCCACTCAACAATGAAGGGAAAGAAAGGGAAGGGAGTTTACGGGGGTGCAAACATTGTTCACCGCCCACGCCATCGTGAAAGAAATGCTGCAATATTAACAGCAAAGCCTTCCTTCTTTGTGTCAGCCACCATGTTGTGTGTGAGTTGGGCTTTGGTTCTCATGTTCTTCCCCATTTTAAGTTAA